In Aquimarina spinulae, a single window of DNA contains:
- a CDS encoding DUF6896 domain-containing protein has translation MVEELKKYVDFIREFENSLTSEFDINGNIWNRSGKDFPKSGKVKDYQYKFHGAGCEVIKNDIICEYDIAPLNGRDIKFSPWKFSKFIESHPDLNIINRHDLELGLLFLVNEKKISKLIIDGIETGVYEVIPSSVIGPDSADL, from the coding sequence ATGGTAGAAGAATTAAAAAAGTATGTAGATTTTATAAGAGAGTTTGAAAATTCACTTACTAGTGAGTTCGATATTAATGGTAATATTTGGAATAGATCTGGTAAAGATTTTCCTAAATCTGGAAAAGTTAAGGATTATCAATATAAATTTCATGGAGCAGGATGTGAGGTAATAAAGAATGATATTATTTGTGAATATGATATAGCACCGTTAAATGGTCGTGATATTAAATTCTCACCATGGAAATTTTCAAAATTTATAGAAAGCCACCCAGATTTAAATATTATAAATAGACATGATCTAGAATTAGGTTTGTTATTTCTTGTAAATGAAAAGAAAATATCTAAGTTAATTATAGATGGGATTGAGACGGGAGTTTATGAAGTTATACCGAGCTCGGTAATAGGCCCCGATAGCGCAGATTTGTAA
- a CDS encoding JAB domain-containing protein, translating to MRTNNISEIQISYSSHIAKKHRIKIKSSTDAYNVFINSWDQKTIGLQEEFKILLLNNTNEVLGVQNLSKGGISGTYVDVKLLFATALKVCASDVIIAHNHPSGTLIPSDSDIRLTKKIKESGNLLDINLLDHLIITKDGFYSLVDHCKF from the coding sequence ATGCGAACAAACAACATTTCTGAGATACAGATTAGCTACTCATCTCATATTGCTAAAAAACACAGAATAAAAATTAAGAGTTCTACAGATGCTTACAATGTATTTATTAATTCTTGGGATCAGAAAACTATAGGACTACAAGAAGAATTTAAGATTCTACTCTTAAATAACACAAACGAAGTATTAGGAGTACAAAATCTATCAAAAGGAGGGATTAGTGGTACTTATGTAGATGTAAAGCTATTATTTGCTACAGCTTTAAAAGTATGTGCTAGTGATGTTATTATAGCTCATAATCATCCCTCTGGCACTCTAATACCAAGTGATTCAGATATTAGACTAACTAAGAAAATTAAAGAATCAGGTAACCTATTAGATATTAATTTACTAGATCATTTGATTATCACAAAAGATGGATTTTATAGTTTGGTAGATCATTGCAAGTTTTAA
- a CDS encoding helix-turn-helix domain-containing protein: MKVKDHNYIIAFGKHLRSLRKKNKLSQERLANDADIPISQVGRIERGEVNTTLSTMRALSKALKIHITELFDFDND, from the coding sequence GTGAAGGTTAAAGATCATAATTATATCATTGCTTTTGGAAAGCATTTACGAAGTTTGAGAAAGAAGAATAAGCTTTCTCAAGAACGCCTAGCTAATGATGCTGATATTCCCATTAGTCAGGTAGGAAGAATAGAAAGAGGAGAAGTAAATACTACTCTATCTACAATGAGAGCTCTATCTAAAGCCCTGAAAATTCATATTACTGAGTTGTTTGATTTTGATAACGATTAA
- a CDS encoding helix-turn-helix domain-containing protein: MKNEDANINTFYWEGRVYRYKLVKAILLDEISFQDGYKKLNSTTVDEYTEDHPVFKRCKDLIEKEQIYRKQKLTLDILAKKLKTNRTTLSAVINQVSQQRFTDFINTYRVKEAKTLLGNPDFDKYKISAIGYEVGFSHVSTFYNVFKKHTGVTPTTYRQSLR, from the coding sequence ATGAAAAATGAAGACGCTAATATTAATACATTCTATTGGGAGGGGAGAGTATATAGGTATAAGCTGGTAAAAGCAATACTGCTGGATGAAATTTCATTTCAGGATGGATATAAAAAACTAAATTCTACTACAGTAGATGAGTATACAGAGGATCATCCGGTATTTAAGAGGTGTAAAGATCTAATTGAGAAAGAACAGATCTACAGAAAACAAAAACTAACCCTGGATATATTAGCCAAAAAACTAAAAACAAACAGAACTACACTTTCTGCGGTAATAAACCAGGTGTCACAACAAAGGTTTACAGATTTTATTAATACATACCGGGTAAAAGAAGCCAAAACATTACTAGGCAATCCAGATTTTGATAAATATAAAATCTCTGCGATTGGGTATGAGGTAGGATTTAGTCATGTAAGTACATTTTATAACGTTTTTAAAAAACATACAGGGGTTACACCAACGACATATAGGCAAAGTTTACGGTAA
- a CDS encoding RDD family protein, which yields MTRQEYLQFCKICTNQKFDSKQGIVCRLTDAIANFEDTCTTFEEDPILAEKEKQLTITRTVVGKEASQGKRFTNYILDSICILVFGFVFGIVVAFIFPSMLSILETDSRIIDYGLGFILGMIYYSFFEITTGRTIGKLITGTKVVDEYGNNPDMQTILVRSLCRHIPFNAFSFLGDGSGWHDTLSKTKVIEV from the coding sequence ATGACCAGACAAGAATATTTACAATTTTGTAAAATCTGTACAAATCAAAAATTTGACTCAAAACAAGGGATAGTTTGCAGATTAACCGATGCAATTGCAAATTTTGAAGATACCTGCACTACATTTGAAGAAGACCCGATACTGGCAGAAAAAGAAAAGCAACTTACGATAACAAGAACAGTAGTGGGTAAAGAAGCGAGCCAGGGAAAAAGATTTACCAACTATATCCTGGATTCTATATGTATTTTGGTATTTGGTTTTGTGTTTGGTATTGTCGTAGCCTTTATTTTTCCGTCTATGTTATCGATTTTAGAAACAGATAGCCGAATTATAGACTACGGGTTAGGTTTTATATTAGGAATGATTTATTATTCTTTTTTTGAAATAACCACAGGTAGAACGATTGGTAAGTTGATTACAGGAACAAAAGTAGTTGATGAGTATGGAAATAACCCTGACATGCAAACTATATTAGTACGTAGTCTATGCAGGCATATTCCTTTTAATGCGTTTTCGTTTTTGGGTGACGGTTCGGGCTGGCATGATACACTGTCTAAAACAAAAGTAATAGAAGTATAA
- a CDS encoding S41 family peptidase, whose translation MRKLYSIVIISLSLISCEKALFENDLASTNPKDNFEYLWNECNEKYSYFDVKNIDWDVVKSEYSAKIYDGMSQDSLFKVLGGMLTELRDDHTNLISNFNISTFRVDYLGQDNFDWRIIEDHYLNRDYYITGPFLHNFLDNKEIGYVRFPSFPGTVDGDNLNFVLNRYKNTKGLILDLRENGGGAVTDIFAILSRFVERKTLVNYSRIKSGPGRNDFSEAEPVYVSPYSGIRYKNKIVVLVDRGTYSAGSFFSLATKALPNITLIGDTTGGGLGLPNGGQLPNGWTYRFSITQALTLDKSPDYENGVPPDIEALVDWSDLTKDEVLERAILELQ comes from the coding sequence ATGAGAAAGTTATATAGTATAGTAATAATAAGTCTATCTCTTATCTCTTGTGAGAAAGCACTTTTTGAAAACGACCTGGCCTCTACAAATCCAAAAGATAATTTTGAATATCTATGGAACGAATGCAATGAGAAATATTCCTATTTTGATGTGAAAAATATTGATTGGGATGTTGTAAAATCCGAATATTCTGCCAAAATTTATGATGGAATGAGTCAAGATTCCCTATTTAAAGTATTGGGAGGAATGTTAACAGAACTAAGAGATGATCATACCAATCTAATATCCAATTTTAATATCTCTACGTTTAGAGTAGATTACTTGGGACAGGATAATTTTGATTGGCGTATCATCGAAGATCACTATTTAAATCGGGACTATTACATTACAGGACCATTTTTGCATAATTTTCTTGATAATAAAGAAATAGGATATGTACGTTTTCCTTCTTTTCCAGGTACTGTAGATGGCGATAACCTGAATTTTGTTCTAAACAGATATAAAAATACAAAAGGATTAATCTTAGATTTACGAGAAAACGGAGGCGGAGCTGTAACCGATATTTTTGCAATTTTAAGCCGTTTTGTAGAGCGTAAAACGCTGGTTAACTATTCTAGAATAAAAAGTGGCCCGGGGCGAAATGATTTTTCTGAAGCAGAACCGGTATATGTCTCTCCGTATAGTGGAATACGTTATAAAAATAAAATTGTTGTATTAGTAGATCGGGGAACATATAGTGCAGGTTCATTTTTCTCACTTGCGACCAAAGCGCTTCCAAATATTACACTTATTGGGGATACTACAGGCGGGGGGCTTGGCCTACCTAATGGCGGACAATTACCTAATGGTTGGACCTACAGGTTCTCTATTACACAAGCATTAACATTAGATAAGAGCCCTGATTACGAAAATGGAGTTCCACCAGATATTGAAGCCTTGGTAGATTGGAGTGATTTGACAAAAGATGAAGTCCTGGAGCGTGCAATTTTAGAACTGCAATAA
- a CDS encoding cupin domain-containing protein codes for MQLTSLLKDLTYGDTKPVITKLIENDATKEIRIVFKKGQEMKSHKTPFPITVSIFEGEINFGVDTTDHILKKGDLISLEPSIIHNLIAVEDSIVRLSLSKNDSVERVQKVTEQ; via the coding sequence ATGCAATTAACCTCATTACTCAAGGATCTTACCTACGGAGATACAAAACCAGTCATCACCAAATTAATAGAAAATGATGCTACCAAAGAAATTAGAATCGTTTTTAAAAAAGGACAGGAAATGAAAAGTCATAAGACCCCATTCCCAATTACTGTGTCTATTTTTGAAGGTGAGATTAATTTTGGAGTCGACACTACCGATCATATTCTTAAAAAAGGAGATCTTATTTCTCTGGAGCCTAGCATCATTCATAATTTAATCGCAGTAGAAGATAGTATAGTTCGACTTTCGCTCTCTAAGAATGATTCTGTAGAAAGAGTACAAAAAGTAACCGAGCAATAA
- a CDS encoding 2Fe-2S iron-sulfur cluster-binding protein: MYTINVIDTIGYAHVLEFKKFEYRNLMELLVNRLHDEIGDCKGRGLCGTCHIRVHSSNTSMQFFEGLEENILKNQLDYYPNSRLACQILLDEHIDTMQIEIIGGD, translated from the coding sequence ATGTATACGATAAATGTCATAGATACTATTGGATATGCTCATGTTTTAGAGTTTAAAAAATTTGAGTATCGCAACCTTATGGAATTATTAGTCAACAGGCTACATGATGAAATAGGAGATTGTAAAGGCAGAGGGCTATGTGGTACCTGTCATATTCGGGTACATTCATCTAATACTTCAATGCAATTTTTTGAAGGACTAGAAGAGAATATACTAAAAAATCAATTAGACTATTATCCCAACAGCAGATTGGCCTGTCAAATTCTTTTGGACGAACATATCGATACGATGCAAATCGAGATTATAGGAGGAGATTGA
- a CDS encoding RidA family protein, whose protein sequence is MKKIITTTKAPAPIGPYSQAILTGNTLYTSGQIAINPETGALVLDDITTEAKLVMQNLKAVLDEAGMTFENVIKTTIFLSDMNNFAEVNAVYGSYFNEATAPARETVAVLTLPKSVNVEISVIAVK, encoded by the coding sequence ATGAAAAAAATCATAACTACGACCAAAGCCCCTGCTCCTATTGGTCCTTATAGTCAGGCTATTTTAACCGGAAATACATTATATACATCAGGTCAGATTGCAATTAATCCAGAAACAGGAGCATTAGTTTTGGATGATATCACTACTGAAGCCAAACTGGTTATGCAAAATCTAAAAGCTGTGTTGGATGAAGCAGGAATGACATTCGAAAATGTGATTAAAACCACTATTTTTTTAAGTGACATGAATAATTTTGCTGAAGTAAATGCTGTATATGGCAGTTATTTTAATGAAGCCACTGCACCTGCAAGAGAAACTGTAGCGGTATTAACGCTACCAAAATCTGTGAATGTAGAAATCTCTGTAATTGCTGTAAAGTAA
- a CDS encoding putative LPS assembly protein LptD, with protein MQTTVRYILYSLSFSLLCICQITAQEINETKEVPIPANQDTIKPLEINPEELLNEKAQDTVKKDTLAEPQLLTDKVVYKATDYMRLSRKENKMYLYDNAEIVYGEMQINAGFIVVDNSKNEVYAYGIKDSLGEYVQTPVFKQAQNVVEPDSIRFNFDTEKALIYNSRTEQNGFRIKNEISKRENDSVIYMKNVKFTTSENIEDPEYYFYARRIKFVPKKKIVTGLVNMFIADVPTPLGLPFGYFPLTEDRTSGFIIPSPGEENNRGYFLQNGGYYFAISDYVDLTLMGDYYTNGSYSFAAESAYALRYKYRGSLRFRYENILQSERGFPDFAKTTTYNIQWTHSQDAKANPNSRFSASVNFGSSDFFQQSTNQLNTGNFLNNQISSNISYSKTFQGDPQVNVNLAATHNSNTNTGTVNLSLPNMNVSVSRVFPFAPKVGAKKGIIQNINTQYNFKGENRIQTTDDDLFSSDMFKGAKLGMQHTIPLSTNFKLFKYLSATAGTNFQENWVFETIKQSYDSSANDGAGEVVRDTIKGFDAFRTYNFSTSLGTTIYGTFKFKKGKKIEAIRHTMRPSISYSINPAFSEFYDSYTVTDDPNTTTIDETEVVEYSRFEGGYFGAPSNTFSSSIGFSLSNNVEMKVKSKDSTATEAKKVTLLNNLNFSTSYNVAGDSLKLSPLSITGNIPIIQNKLDINFNAQLDPYALDNNNRKIDVWNINNGGSLFRLTRASANFGYSFSSKDFEKGKVNEDPLDNQNFRNEGRPDNLFGGVTDFGETRSFDKNKSKDTDKDIKNYNYKIPWTLRLSYNVNYSNSARQNEISSHSIMFSGDVELAPRWSVGVSSGYDLKNPGFTYTNLRFQRDLESWVMNFNWIPFSERTSWNFFIGIKSSMLSDIKWDKRREPDRQL; from the coding sequence TTGCAAACAACGGTACGTTACATACTTTATTCACTAAGTTTTTCACTGCTTTGTATTTGTCAAATTACAGCACAGGAAATAAACGAAACTAAGGAGGTGCCTATTCCTGCTAATCAGGACACTATAAAACCTCTTGAAATCAATCCAGAGGAATTACTTAATGAAAAAGCTCAGGATACGGTTAAAAAAGACACACTCGCAGAACCACAGCTATTAACAGACAAAGTGGTCTATAAAGCTACTGATTATATGAGATTGAGTCGTAAAGAGAATAAAATGTATCTTTATGATAATGCCGAAATCGTATATGGAGAGATGCAGATTAATGCGGGGTTTATTGTAGTAGACAACAGCAAAAATGAAGTATATGCTTATGGAATTAAAGATTCTCTGGGCGAATATGTACAAACTCCTGTTTTTAAACAAGCACAAAATGTAGTAGAACCAGATTCTATTCGTTTTAATTTTGATACCGAAAAAGCACTGATATACAATTCTAGAACAGAACAGAATGGGTTTAGAATTAAAAATGAGATTTCAAAACGGGAGAATGACTCTGTGATTTACATGAAAAATGTAAAATTCACTACTTCAGAAAATATCGAAGACCCCGAATACTATTTCTATGCTCGTAGAATTAAGTTTGTTCCTAAAAAGAAAATCGTAACGGGACTTGTGAATATGTTTATTGCCGATGTTCCTACACCGTTAGGATTACCCTTTGGGTATTTTCCTTTAACAGAGGATAGGACTTCAGGATTTATTATTCCCAGTCCGGGAGAAGAGAATAATCGTGGGTATTTTCTTCAAAATGGTGGGTATTATTTTGCCATTAGCGATTATGTAGATCTAACTCTTATGGGGGATTATTATACTAATGGTAGTTATAGTTTTGCTGCAGAATCGGCCTATGCCTTACGCTATAAATACAGGGGAAGTCTTAGGTTTAGGTATGAAAATATTCTGCAAAGCGAAAGAGGGTTTCCCGATTTTGCCAAAACCACTACATACAATATCCAATGGACACATAGCCAGGATGCAAAAGCCAATCCAAACTCCAGGTTCTCGGCCTCTGTAAATTTTGGAAGTAGTGACTTTTTTCAGCAATCCACCAACCAGCTTAATACGGGTAATTTCCTGAACAATCAAATTAGTTCTAATATATCCTATTCAAAGACATTTCAGGGAGACCCACAGGTTAATGTTAACCTTGCAGCTACTCATAACTCTAATACCAACACTGGGACTGTAAATTTATCACTTCCTAATATGAATGTAAGTGTATCAAGGGTATTTCCTTTTGCTCCAAAAGTAGGTGCAAAAAAAGGAATCATACAGAATATAAATACACAATATAATTTTAAAGGAGAAAACAGAATACAAACGACCGATGATGATTTATTCTCATCTGATATGTTTAAAGGTGCTAAATTAGGAATGCAACATACCATTCCTTTATCAACAAATTTTAAGCTGTTTAAATATCTTAGTGCTACTGCGGGAACAAATTTTCAGGAAAACTGGGTATTTGAAACGATAAAGCAAAGTTATGACTCTAGTGCTAATGATGGTGCTGGCGAAGTAGTACGGGATACTATAAAAGGTTTTGATGCTTTTCGTACGTATAATTTTTCGACAAGCCTGGGTACCACTATTTATGGTACTTTCAAGTTTAAGAAAGGCAAAAAAATAGAAGCGATTCGCCACACTATGAGACCATCTATTAGCTATAGTATAAATCCCGCATTTAGTGAGTTTTATGATAGCTATACGGTTACCGATGATCCTAATACGACTACTATTGATGAAACAGAAGTTGTAGAATACTCCAGGTTCGAAGGAGGTTATTTTGGAGCACCTAGTAATACATTTTCTAGCAGTATTGGTTTTTCTCTTAGTAACAATGTAGAAATGAAGGTAAAAAGTAAGGACAGCACAGCTACAGAAGCTAAAAAAGTGACTTTATTAAACAACCTTAATTTTAGTACATCTTATAATGTTGCAGGAGATTCTTTAAAGTTAAGTCCGCTATCTATTACCGGTAATATCCCGATAATCCAAAATAAGCTGGATATTAACTTTAATGCACAATTAGACCCTTATGCATTAGATAATAATAATCGTAAAATCGATGTGTGGAATATCAATAATGGAGGTAGCCTTTTTCGTTTAACCAGAGCTAGTGCTAATTTTGGGTATTCATTTTCGAGTAAAGACTTTGAAAAAGGAAAAGTTAATGAAGACCCATTAGATAATCAAAACTTTAGAAATGAAGGTCGGCCTGACAATCTGTTTGGGGGAGTTACCGACTTTGGAGAGACTCGTTCTTTTGATAAAAACAAAAGTAAAGATACCGATAAAGACATAAAAAATTATAATTATAAAATCCCCTGGACATTGCGATTGTCATATAATGTTAATTATAGTAATAGCGCCCGGCAAAATGAAATATCATCGCACTCTATCATGTTTTCTGGTGATGTAGAACTTGCACCGCGATGGTCGGTTGGAGTATCTTCGGGATATGATCTAAAGAATCCCGGATTTACCTATACTAATTTAAGGTTTCAACGGGACCTGGAAAGTTGGGTGATGAATTTTAATTGGATTCCTTTTAGTGAAAGAACATCATGGAACTTCTTTATAGGTATCAAATCATCGATGCTTAGCGATATTAAATGGGACAAAAGACGTGAGCCAGACAGACAACTATAA
- a CDS encoding N-acetylmuramoyl-L-alanine amidase family protein yields MRRSIVCSVFLLVFMFVISVFNTDVVAQEKEKFIVVLDAGHGGHDPGNRGNGYKEKEIALDVVLAVGAALEDDGRFKVVYTRKTDTFIELHERGSIANKAGANLFVSVHCNSHRSQAFGTETFVLGLHANNENFNVAKKENSVILLEDNYEANYDGFDPNSPESIIGLTLMQEEYLDQSLTLASFVQNRFKKALDRKSRGVKQAGFVVLHQTYMPSVLIELGFLTNNSEGKYLNSKKGQGEMAKSITTSIVDYKESLDAIYKVDPPKTPEVTKVTAKMDGDRVFDDITFKVQIAAGSSDIELQSFNFNGLDQLSKNKTGDLYKYYFGSTSNYTLIQELREIAVGKGFDSSFIVAFRNSESIPLTEALKADTSSN; encoded by the coding sequence ATGAGACGAAGTATAGTATGTAGTGTTTTTTTATTGGTCTTTATGTTTGTTATATCTGTTTTTAACACAGATGTGGTTGCCCAGGAAAAAGAAAAGTTTATTGTTGTTTTGGATGCTGGACATGGTGGTCATGATCCCGGCAACCGAGGAAATGGCTATAAAGAAAAAGAAATTGCACTAGATGTAGTTTTGGCCGTAGGCGCGGCTTTAGAAGATGATGGTAGGTTTAAAGTAGTGTATACCCGAAAAACAGATACCTTTATAGAATTACATGAGAGAGGAAGTATTGCCAATAAGGCGGGAGCAAATCTTTTTGTATCTGTACATTGCAATTCGCACCGCTCTCAGGCTTTTGGTACAGAAACCTTTGTTTTAGGACTACATGCTAACAATGAAAATTTTAATGTAGCAAAAAAGGAAAACTCGGTAATCCTTCTGGAAGATAATTACGAAGCTAATTATGATGGGTTTGATCCTAATTCTCCAGAATCAATTATCGGACTTACTTTAATGCAGGAAGAATATCTGGATCAGAGCCTTACACTGGCTAGTTTTGTGCAGAATAGATTTAAAAAAGCATTAGACAGAAAGAGTAGAGGAGTAAAACAAGCTGGTTTTGTCGTTTTACATCAAACCTATATGCCTAGTGTTCTTATCGAATTAGGTTTTCTAACTAACAATAGTGAAGGAAAATATCTTAACTCTAAAAAAGGACAGGGAGAGATGGCAAAATCTATCACTACCTCGATTGTAGATTATAAAGAGAGCCTTGATGCTATCTATAAAGTAGATCCTCCTAAAACTCCCGAAGTAACCAAAGTAACTGCCAAAATGGATGGTGATCGCGTGTTTGATGATATTACATTTAAGGTGCAAATAGCAGCCGGATCCAGTGATATAGAGTTACAATCGTTTAATTTTAATGGCTTGGATCAACTGTCTAAAAATAAAACAGGAGACCTCTATAAGTATTACTTCGGAAGTACGTCTAATTATACTTTAATACAGGAATTAAGAGAAATTGCAGTGGGTAAAGGATTTGATTCTAGCTTTATCGTTGCTTTTCGTAATAGTGAATCGATTCCTTTAACCGAAGCTTTAAAAGCTGATACATCTTCGAATTAA
- a CDS encoding MlaD family protein: MKFTREVKTGILAICAIALLIFGYSFLKGKNLLENDRTFYAVYDNVEGLIPSSPVTINGMVVGQVVSIGFADAKGNLVVEFNVDSDFSFSKNSLAKVYGGGLIGGKSLAIMPKYEQGLEAKDKDTLPGRIEAGLLELVNDKLAPLQEKLEAAITDADTLLNSVNGILNVDNKNNLNSIFKDLSITVKNFKGASNSLNTILSGNEEKLNNTFTNLDKMSTNLNKVSDSLAQINVAKLGKDLEKVLANFEKISKDINSGRGTVGKLLKDDKLYDNLEKTSKQLELLIQDLRLNPKRYVHISVFGKKNAPYEKPTDSIN, from the coding sequence TTGAAATTTACTCGAGAAGTCAAAACAGGAATATTAGCAATCTGCGCAATAGCACTTTTAATCTTTGGCTATAGTTTCCTGAAGGGAAAAAATCTCTTAGAAAATGATAGAACCTTTTATGCTGTTTATGATAATGTAGAAGGGTTAATACCTTCTTCTCCCGTAACCATAAATGGTATGGTTGTAGGGCAAGTGGTTTCTATCGGTTTTGCAGATGCCAAAGGTAACCTTGTTGTAGAGTTTAATGTAGATAGTGATTTTTCGTTTTCAAAGAATAGCCTGGCCAAAGTATATGGAGGTGGCTTGATAGGTGGTAAATCCCTAGCAATAATGCCTAAATATGAACAAGGCCTTGAAGCAAAAGATAAAGACACACTACCCGGTAGAATAGAAGCAGGTCTTCTAGAGTTGGTAAATGATAAACTCGCTCCTTTACAAGAAAAACTTGAAGCTGCAATTACAGATGCAGATACACTTCTAAACTCGGTTAATGGGATTCTTAATGTAGATAATAAAAATAATCTGAATTCTATTTTTAAAGATTTAAGCATAACAGTTAAGAATTTTAAAGGAGCTTCAAACTCTTTAAATACGATTCTTTCGGGTAATGAAGAAAAGCTAAACAATACATTTACAAACCTGGATAAAATGTCTACTAATCTTAATAAGGTTTCAGATTCCCTGGCTCAGATAAATGTAGCCAAATTAGGAAAAGACCTGGAAAAGGTACTAGCTAATTTTGAGAAAATTTCAAAAGACATTAACTCAGGAAGAGGAACTGTTGGAAAATTACTGAAAGATGATAAATTATATGATAATTTAGAAAAAACCAGTAAACAACTAGAATTACTGATACAGGATTTACGATTAAATCCAAAACGATATGTTCATATTTCGGTTTTTGGAAAGAAAAATGCTCCTTACGAAAAACCAACAGATTCAATAAATTAA
- a CDS encoding (Fe-S)-binding protein, translating into MQYIPNILFILVLVAGIGYFTKNVRKVIRNIRLGKDVDRSDNKGERFKNMARIALGQSKMVRRPVAGILHIVVYLGFIIINIEVLEIIIDGIFGTHRIFAFLGGLYDFLIGSFEILAFLVFVGVVLFWIRRNVIKLKRFWNPEMKGWPKNDGNLILYFEMVLMTLFLVMNASDLQLQALGAEHYIKAGAYPISQYISPLFNGMSETALIVLERACWWVHIIGILVFLNYLYFSKHLHILLAFPNTYYGDLNPKGELDNLEAVTKEVQLMMDPSADPFAAPADDQQEGEPEKFGASDVADLNWVQLLNAYTCTECGRCTSECPANQTGKKLSPRKIMMDTRDRLKEVGDNIDKNGSFVDDGKQLLNDYITPEELWACTSCNACVETCPVSISPLSIIIDMRRYLVMEQSAAPSDLNNMMTNIENNGAPWPFNQMDRLNWSNE; encoded by the coding sequence ATGCAATACATACCTAATATCCTATTTATACTTGTTTTGGTAGCGGGTATTGGATATTTCACAAAAAATGTCCGTAAAGTCATTCGTAATATCCGATTAGGAAAAGACGTAGATCGTTCTGATAATAAAGGAGAACGATTTAAAAATATGGCTAGGATAGCATTAGGACAGTCCAAAATGGTACGACGACCTGTAGCTGGGATATTGCATATTGTTGTATATCTAGGGTTTATTATCATCAATATAGAAGTATTAGAAATTATCATCGATGGTATTTTTGGTACGCATAGAATCTTTGCGTTTTTAGGAGGATTGTATGATTTCTTAATTGGTTCATTCGAGATTTTGGCATTCCTTGTATTTGTAGGGGTGGTTTTATTTTGGATTCGTCGTAATGTGATTAAATTAAAACGTTTCTGGAATCCAGAGATGAAAGGATGGCCAAAAAATGATGGGAACTTAATCTTGTATTTCGAGATGGTTTTGATGACTCTGTTTTTGGTAATGAATGCATCAGATCTTCAACTACAAGCGTTAGGAGCAGAGCATTATATCAAGGCTGGAGCGTACCCAATAAGTCAGTATATATCTCCACTTTTTAATGGGATGTCAGAAACAGCTCTAATCGTATTAGAAAGAGCATGCTGGTGGGTGCATATTATAGGAATATTAGTGTTCTTAAATTATTTATATTTTTCAAAACATTTACATATCCTGTTGGCATTTCCGAATACATATTATGGAGACTTAAACCCTAAAGGAGAACTTGATAATCTCGAAGCTGTTACCAAAGAAGTGCAATTAATGATGGATCCGAGTGCAGATCCTTTTGCTGCTCCTGCAGATGATCAACAAGAGGGAGAGCCCGAGAAATTTGGAGCATCAGATGTTGCAGATTTAAACTGGGTGCAATTGCTAAATGCATATACGTGTACCGAGTGTGGCCGTTGCACAAGCGAATGCCCTGCAAATCAAACAGGAAAAAAACTATCTCCGCGTAAAATCATGATGGATACCAGAGATCGTTTAAAAGAAGTAGGAGACAATATTGATAAGAATGGTAGTTTTGTAGATGATGGAAAACAATTGCTGAATGACTACATTACTCCTGAAGAATTGTGGGCTTGTACCAGTTGTAATGCCTGTGTAGAGACTTGCCCGGTTAGTATTAGCCCATTGTCTATTATTATTGATATGAGACGCTATCTGGTAATGGAGCAAAGTGCAGCACCATCTGACCTAAATAATATGATGACCAATATAGAAAATAATGGAGCTCCATGGCCGTTTAACCAAATGGACAGATTAAACTGGAGCAATGAATAA